Proteins from one Streptomyces sp. NBC_00289 genomic window:
- a CDS encoding IS630 family transposase, which produces MPPAANAAFAAAMEDVLAVYRRPFDPARPVVCMDEKPYQPLGHVRDPLPARPGRDRREDNEYVRSGTCSIFCWVEPLRGWRRVDAQSRRTRVDWAHQVEHLLTVDYPDAATVVLVMDNLNTHTTASLYEAFDPARAFALAQRLEIHHTPKHGSWLNIAEIELSALTRQCLDRRIHDLAVLNTELAAWQQYTNSNQRQVDWHFTTDDARVKLRHLYPTTQRN; this is translated from the coding sequence ATCCCGCCGGCTGCGAATGCGGCTTTCGCCGCGGCGATGGAGGACGTCCTGGCGGTCTACCGCCGACCCTTCGATCCGGCGCGCCCGGTGGTGTGCATGGATGAGAAGCCGTACCAGCCGCTCGGTCACGTCCGCGATCCGCTTCCCGCACGGCCGGGCCGTGACCGGCGCGAGGACAACGAGTACGTCCGCTCGGGGACCTGCTCGATCTTCTGCTGGGTCGAGCCGCTGCGCGGATGGCGGCGCGTGGACGCGCAGTCCCGCCGGACCAGGGTCGACTGGGCGCACCAGGTCGAGCACCTGCTGACCGTGGACTACCCCGACGCCGCCACGGTCGTGCTGGTCATGGACAACCTCAACACCCACACCACAGCCTCGCTCTATGAGGCGTTCGACCCGGCGAGGGCCTTCGCGCTCGCCCAGCGCCTGGAGATCCACCACACACCCAAACACGGTTCCTGGCTCAACATCGCCGAGATCGAGTTGTCCGCACTCACCCGCCAGTGCCTGGACCGCCGCATCCACGACCTCGCCGTGCTCAACACCGAACTCGCCGCCTGGCAGCAGTACACCAACAGCAACCAGCGCCAAGTCGACTGGCACTTCACCACCGACGACGCACGCGTGAAACTGCGCCACCTCTACCCAACAACACAGAGAAATTAA
- a CDS encoding subtilase-type protease inhibitor gives MRKLTALATAVLAAAGLTATAPSAHAGPGSLYAPSALVLTTARGEGFETAIQRAVTLSCTPRPTGTHPSPAPACRELRQTAGHLSTLISPAGGQPCTKIYAPVTIGVDGVWQGQRISWQHTFANPCEKEAATSGNTVFAF, from the coding sequence ATGCGCAAACTCACGGCTCTTGCAACAGCTGTGCTCGCTGCAGCCGGACTCACGGCTACTGCCCCGTCTGCTCACGCCGGGCCTGGCAGCCTCTACGCCCCTTCGGCGCTCGTCCTGACGACCGCACGCGGTGAGGGTTTCGAGACCGCCATCCAGCGAGCAGTAACTCTCAGCTGTACGCCTCGCCCTACCGGAACACATCCCTCACCCGCCCCGGCATGCAGAGAGCTGCGGCAGACGGCCGGCCACCTCAGCACTCTCATCTCTCCAGCAGGCGGCCAACCCTGCACGAAGATCTACGCACCCGTGACAATCGGCGTCGACGGTGTGTGGCAGGGACAGCGCATCTCCTGGCAACACACATTCGCCAACCCATGCGAAAAGGAGGCCGCAACCAGCGGCAACACCGTGTTCGCCTTCTGA
- the ltrA gene encoding group II intron reverse transcriptase/maturase gives MRGNKGARTAGVDRVIPAFIAADADIVAFLKNTREQLKARTFTPLPVRERMIPKPGSGGKLRRLGIPTAMDRLVQAALVLVLEPIFEASFKPVSYGFRPERRAHDAIAEVHHFGTKGYHWVLDADIEACFDNIAHSALLERMRRRVGDKRVLALVKAFLKAGIMSADGETRDTNTGTPQGGIASPLLANIALSALDEHFCAKWDAHGNGGRRTAHRRRGGATYRIVRYADDFLIMVCGARAHADALWEEVTAVLAPLGLRLSVAKTWVCHIDEGLDFLGFHIQRRRKKGTSEHYVYTYPSKKALASITGKVRAMTNKRGQRTLADLLRQLNSAVRGWCYYFRFGSSTATFHYLDDFCWRRVTLWLRKQHPGIDWRTLRRRYLTGEPGWRPAEDGIMLFVPQRVKVTRYRWRGYSPDTVGEGRDGVNRAVPRESVERRMR, from the coding sequence GCCGACGCCGACATCGTGGCCTTCCTGAAGAACACGCGGGAGCAGTTGAAGGCCCGCACGTTCACCCCTCTGCCGGTGCGGGAGCGCATGATCCCCAAGCCGGGCAGCGGGGGAAAGCTCAGGAGGCTGGGGATTCCCACCGCGATGGACAGGCTCGTGCAAGCCGCGCTCGTGCTGGTCCTGGAGCCGATCTTCGAGGCGTCCTTCAAGCCGGTCAGCTACGGCTTTCGCCCCGAACGACGAGCCCATGACGCGATCGCTGAGGTGCACCACTTCGGCACCAAGGGCTACCACTGGGTGCTGGATGCGGACATCGAAGCGTGCTTCGACAACATCGCACACTCCGCTCTCCTGGAGCGGATGCGCCGACGAGTCGGAGACAAGCGGGTTCTCGCCCTGGTCAAGGCGTTCCTGAAGGCGGGCATCATGTCCGCCGATGGCGAGACCAGGGACACGAACACCGGCACACCCCAAGGCGGGATCGCCTCACCGCTGTTGGCGAACATCGCCCTCTCGGCGCTGGATGAACACTTCTGTGCCAAGTGGGACGCTCACGGCAACGGCGGCAGGCGGACAGCACACCGTCGACGCGGAGGGGCGACATACCGGATCGTCCGCTACGCGGACGATTTTCTGATCATGGTGTGCGGCGCCCGAGCTCACGCGGACGCGCTGTGGGAGGAGGTCACGGCCGTGCTCGCCCCTCTGGGGCTCCGCCTGTCCGTGGCCAAGACCTGGGTCTGCCATATCGACGAGGGGCTGGACTTTCTCGGCTTTCACATCCAGCGGAGGCGCAAGAAGGGCACCAGCGAGCACTACGTCTACACCTATCCGTCGAAGAAGGCGCTGGCCTCCATCACGGGCAAGGTGCGGGCGATGACGAACAAGAGAGGTCAACGCACTCTCGCCGACCTGCTCCGCCAGCTCAACTCGGCGGTGCGGGGATGGTGTTACTACTTCCGGTTCGGGTCGTCCACAGCCACGTTCCACTATCTCGACGACTTCTGCTGGCGTCGAGTGACGTTGTGGCTGAGGAAGCAGCATCCCGGGATCGACTGGAGGACTCTGCGGCGCCGCTACTTGACCGGCGAGCCCGGTTGGCGGCCCGCAGAGGACGGGATCATGCTGTTCGTCCCGCAGCGGGTGAAGGTGACCCGCTATCGCTGGCGTGGATACAGTCCCGACACCGTGGGCGAGGGCCGCGACGGTGTGAACCGCGCGGTCCCAAGGGAGTCCGTGGAGCGCCGGATGCGGTGA